From a single Streptomyces sp. NBC_01264 genomic region:
- a CDS encoding Ms5788A family Cys-rich leader peptide, translated as MAMKQQQADLTKRRAVDLCRVAAMLCRSM; from the coding sequence ATGGCTATGAAGCAACAGCAGGCGGATCTCACGAAGCGGCGGGCAGTAGACCTGTGTCGCGTCGCCGCCATGCTCTGTCGATCCATGTGA
- a CDS encoding response regulator transcription factor — MSSLLLLTNALQPSTEVLPALGLLLHSVRVAPAEGPALVDTPGADVILVDGRRDLPQVRSLCQLLRSTGPGCPLILVVTEGGLAAVTADWGIDDVLLDTAGPAEVEARLRLATGRQQLGSDDSPMEIRNGDLSVDEATYSAKLKGRVLDLTFKEFELLKYLAQHPGRVFTRAQLLQEVWGYDYFGGTRTVDVHVRRLRAKLGPEHESLIGTVRNVGYRFVTPEKVERAAAEAAAQAATKAAAEASARAAAALTRMD; from the coding sequence ATGAGCTCACTCCTGCTCCTGACCAATGCCCTGCAGCCCTCGACCGAGGTCCTGCCGGCCCTCGGCCTGCTGCTCCACAGCGTCCGGGTGGCTCCCGCCGAGGGCCCCGCCCTCGTGGACACCCCGGGCGCCGACGTGATCCTCGTCGACGGCCGCCGCGACCTGCCCCAGGTGCGGTCGCTGTGCCAGCTGCTCCGCTCCACGGGGCCCGGCTGTCCGCTGATCCTGGTCGTCACCGAGGGCGGCCTCGCGGCCGTCACCGCCGACTGGGGCATCGACGACGTCCTCCTCGACACCGCCGGACCGGCCGAGGTCGAGGCGCGGCTGCGCCTCGCCACCGGCCGCCAGCAGCTCGGCTCGGACGACTCCCCGATGGAGATCCGCAACGGCGACCTGTCGGTCGACGAGGCGACGTACTCCGCGAAGCTGAAGGGCCGGGTCCTGGACCTGACCTTCAAGGAGTTCGAACTCCTCAAGTACCTCGCCCAGCACCCGGGCCGGGTATTCACCCGTGCGCAGCTCCTCCAGGAGGTGTGGGGCTACGACTACTTCGGCGGCACCCGCACCGTCGACGTGCACGTACGGCGTCTGCGCGCGAAACTCGGGCCCGAGCACGAGTCGCTGATCGGTACCGTCCGCAACGTCGGGTACCGCTTCGTCACCCCGGAGAAGGTGGAACGGGCGGCGGCGGAAGCGGCCGCGCAGGCGGCCACGAAGGCGGCGGCCGAGGCCTCCGCGCGGGCCGCGGCGGCGCTCACCCGGATGGACTAG
- a CDS encoding S1C family serine protease — protein sequence MTENLRREGEYPQENRPQQPAPWGEDWQHGRDRLAQDASYPPPPSYPPAAAPGWHEAHAAPVIQGETVPQHSGGGAGDGGWATWGEAAPAAPAPQGHGHARAKRPVALLAAVALAAAVVGGGTAAAVQQMLNKSNGTGSGVNGSTISQSSNGTVSGVAENVSPSVVRIDTRTGSGQGTGSGIVITADGEIVTNNHVVDGASQIQVTMSDGKKYSAKIVGTDPDKDLALIKLEGASGLKPANLGNSDNTKIGDEVVAIGSPDGLTGTVTSGIVSALDREVKVPKSEQQQSPQNGYPFSYGGQQFNGNTGTDTTSYKAIQTDASLNPGNSGGALVNMNGEIVGMPSAIYSPSSGSGSAGSVGLGFAIPVNTIKADLPSLRKGGPGGNGSNNSGNNAANGFGTSF from the coding sequence ATGACCGAGAACCTCCGCCGCGAAGGCGAGTACCCCCAGGAAAACCGCCCCCAGCAGCCCGCCCCCTGGGGTGAGGACTGGCAGCACGGTCGTGATCGGCTCGCGCAGGACGCCTCGTACCCGCCGCCCCCGTCCTACCCCCCGGCGGCCGCCCCCGGCTGGCACGAGGCCCACGCCGCCCCGGTCATCCAGGGCGAGACCGTCCCCCAGCACAGCGGCGGCGGCGCCGGCGACGGCGGCTGGGCCACCTGGGGTGAGGCCGCCCCGGCGGCCCCCGCGCCGCAGGGGCACGGCCACGCCCGGGCCAAGCGTCCGGTCGCCCTCCTCGCCGCCGTGGCCCTCGCGGCCGCCGTCGTCGGCGGCGGAACGGCCGCCGCGGTCCAGCAGATGCTGAACAAGAGCAACGGCACCGGCAGCGGCGTCAACGGCAGCACCATCTCCCAGTCGAGCAACGGCACCGTCTCCGGCGTAGCCGAGAACGTCAGCCCCTCCGTCGTCCGCATCGACACCCGCACCGGCTCCGGCCAGGGCACCGGATCCGGCATCGTGATCACCGCCGACGGCGAGATCGTCACCAACAACCACGTGGTCGACGGCGCGAGCCAGATCCAGGTGACGATGAGCGACGGCAAGAAGTACAGCGCGAAGATCGTCGGCACGGACCCGGACAAGGACCTCGCCCTCATCAAGCTGGAAGGCGCGAGCGGCCTCAAGCCCGCGAACCTCGGCAACTCCGACAACACCAAGATCGGCGACGAGGTCGTCGCCATCGGCTCCCCCGACGGCCTCACCGGCACGGTCACCAGCGGCATCGTCTCCGCGCTCGACCGCGAGGTGAAGGTCCCGAAGTCGGAGCAGCAGCAGTCCCCCCAGAACGGCTACCCGTTCTCCTACGGCGGCCAGCAGTTCAACGGGAACACCGGCACGGACACCACCTCGTACAAGGCCATCCAGACCGACGCCTCCCTCAACCCGGGCAACTCCGGCGGCGCCCTGGTCAACATGAACGGCGAGATCGTGGGCATGCCCTCCGCGATCTACTCCCCCTCCAGCGGCAGCGGCTCCGCCGGCAGCGTCGGCCTCGGCTTCGCCATCCCCGTCAACACCATCAAGGCCGACCTCCCCTCGCTCCGCAAGGGCGGCCCCGGCGGCAACGGCAGCAACAACAGCGGCAACAACGCCGCCAACGGTTTCGGGACCTCCTTCTAG
- a CDS encoding sulfurtransferase — MSRSDVLVDADWVEAHLNDANVVIVEVDEDTSAYDKNHITNAVRIDWKSDLQDPVRRDFVDQEGFEKLLSAKGISNDDTVVLYGGNNNWFASYAYWYFKLYGHQDVRLLDGGRKKWELDSRDLVDGTEVPSRPATEYKAKAQDTSIRAFRDDAVAAIGTKNLVDVRSPDEFSGKLLAPAHLPQEQSQRPGHIPSARNIPWSKNANDDGTFKSDEELTALYQAEQVDLAKDTIAYCRIGERSALTWFVLHELLGQENVKNYDGSWTEYGSLVGVPIELGANK, encoded by the coding sequence ATGAGCCGCAGCGACGTCCTCGTAGACGCCGACTGGGTCGAGGCCCACCTGAACGACGCGAACGTCGTCATCGTCGAGGTCGACGAGGACACGTCCGCGTACGACAAGAACCACATCACCAACGCCGTCCGGATCGACTGGAAGAGCGACCTCCAGGACCCGGTCCGCCGCGACTTCGTGGACCAGGAGGGCTTCGAGAAGCTCCTCTCCGCCAAGGGCATCTCCAACGACGACACCGTCGTCCTCTACGGCGGCAACAACAACTGGTTCGCGTCCTACGCCTACTGGTACTTCAAGCTCTACGGCCACCAGGACGTCCGCCTGCTCGACGGCGGCCGCAAGAAGTGGGAGCTCGACTCCCGCGACCTGGTCGACGGCACCGAGGTCCCGAGCCGCCCGGCCACCGAGTACAAGGCCAAGGCCCAGGACACCTCGATCCGCGCCTTCCGTGACGACGCGGTCGCCGCGATCGGCACCAAGAACCTGGTCGACGTCCGCTCCCCCGACGAGTTCTCGGGCAAGCTGCTCGCGCCGGCGCACCTCCCGCAGGAGCAGTCGCAGCGTCCGGGCCACATCCCGAGCGCCCGCAACATCCCGTGGTCGAAGAACGCCAACGACGACGGCACCTTCAAGTCCGACGAGGAACTGACGGCCCTCTACCAGGCCGAGCAGGTCGACCTGGCGAAGGACACCATCGCCTACTGCCGCATCGGTGAGCGCTCCGCGCTCACCTGGTTCGTGCTGCACGAGCTCCTGGGCCAGGAGAACGTCAAGAACTACGACGGCTCGTGGACCGAGTACGGCTCGCTGGTCGGCGTGCCGATCGAGCTCGGCGCCAACAAGTAG
- a CDS encoding DUF1416 domain-containing protein produces the protein MCGAQIGGPDLATLKPGETAIQGQVTKDGEPISGYVRLLDSTGEFTAEVPTSATGQFRFYAAEGSWTLRALVPGAQADRAVVVVESGGVTDVAIAV, from the coding sequence ATGTGTGGAGCACAGATCGGCGGGCCCGACCTCGCCACGCTGAAGCCCGGTGAGACGGCCATCCAGGGCCAGGTCACCAAGGACGGCGAGCCCATCAGCGGTTACGTCCGCCTGCTGGACTCGACCGGCGAGTTCACCGCCGAGGTCCCGACCTCGGCCACCGGCCAGTTCCGCTTCTACGCGGCCGAGGGCTCCTGGACGCTGCGCGCCCTCGTGCCCGGCGCCCAGGCGGACCGCGCCGTGGTCGTCGTCGAGTCCGGCGGCGTCACGGACGTGGCGATCGCGGTCTGA
- a CDS encoding DUF3099 domain-containing protein: MYARRRRAYFLLMGGCLFLFVSAWSFVRLWSVPAAVAMCVVAMIIPPVAAMVANRRGPDDRWWDDPSGDAKSDEWWDELDGKRRHED; this comes from the coding sequence ATGTACGCCCGGCGCCGGCGCGCCTATTTCCTGCTCATGGGCGGATGCCTGTTCCTCTTCGTCTCCGCCTGGTCCTTCGTGCGCCTGTGGTCGGTCCCGGCCGCCGTGGCGATGTGCGTGGTCGCCATGATCATCCCGCCGGTCGCCGCGATGGTCGCGAACCGGCGCGGTCCGGACGACCGGTGGTGGGACGACCCCTCGGGTGACGCGAAGTCCGACGAGTGGTGGGACGAACTGGATGGAAAGCGGCGTCATGAGGATTGA
- a CDS encoding MoaD/ThiS family protein: protein MATGTIRYWAAAKAAAKTAEEPYSARTLAEALDAVRERHPGELTRVLLRCSFLVNEEPVGKRPHDSVELTEGGTVEVLPPFAGG, encoded by the coding sequence GTGGCAACCGGAACCATCCGCTACTGGGCGGCGGCGAAGGCCGCGGCCAAGACGGCGGAGGAGCCGTACTCGGCGCGGACACTGGCCGAGGCGCTCGACGCCGTGCGGGAACGCCACCCCGGGGAGCTGACCCGGGTCCTGCTGCGCTGCTCCTTCCTCGTGAACGAAGAACCCGTGGGCAAGCGCCCGCACGATTCCGTCGAGCTGACCGAGGGGGGCACCGTCGAGGTGCTCCCGCCGTTCGCGGGCGGGTGA
- the dtd gene encoding D-aminoacyl-tRNA deacylase, giving the protein MRAVVQRVDGASVVVAGETVGEIVGEGLCVLVGVTHDDTPEKAELLARKLWSVRILEAEKSCSDVNAPLLVISQFTLYGDARKGRRPTWNAAAGGAFAEPLVDEVVAQLRALGATVETGRFGADMRVSLTNHGPFTIVIDI; this is encoded by the coding sequence ATGCGAGCAGTGGTGCAGAGGGTGGACGGCGCGAGCGTCGTGGTGGCCGGCGAGACCGTCGGGGAGATCGTCGGGGAGGGGCTGTGCGTCCTGGTGGGGGTGACCCATGACGACACCCCGGAGAAGGCGGAGCTGCTGGCGCGCAAGCTCTGGTCGGTGCGGATCCTGGAGGCCGAGAAGTCCTGCAGCGACGTGAACGCGCCGCTGCTGGTGATCTCCCAGTTCACCCTCTACGGAGACGCCCGCAAGGGCCGCCGCCCCACGTGGAACGCGGCCGCGGGCGGCGCCTTCGCCGAGCCGCTCGTGGACGAAGTCGTGGCGCAACTGCGGGCGCTGGGTGCGACGGTGGAGACGGGCCGGTTCGGCGCGGACATGCGGGTCTCGCTGACCAACCACGGCCCGTTCACCATCGTCATCGACATCTAG
- a CDS encoding LacI family DNA-binding transcriptional regulator, producing the protein MAKVTRDDVARLAGTSTAVVSYVINNGPRPVAPATRERVLAAIKDLGYRPDRVAQAMASRRTDLIGMIVPDARQPFFAEMAHAVEQAAAERGKMVLVGNSDYRTEREVHYLRAFLGMRVSGLILVSQGMSEQAASEIEAWDARVVLLHERPEAIDDVAVVTDDIGGAQLATRHLLEHGHEYVACIGGIENTPSVGDPVADHVEGWRRAMQESGRSTEGRIIEAPYNRYDAYKVALEVLARPDRPTAIFCATDDQAIGVLRAARELRIDVPEQLAVAGFDDVKEAALTDPPLTTVASDRPAMARAAVDLVLDDALRVAGSRRERLKQFPSALVIRRSCGCR; encoded by the coding sequence GTGGCCAAGGTGACGCGGGATGACGTGGCACGACTTGCGGGTACCTCTACCGCCGTCGTGAGCTACGTCATCAACAACGGACCCAGGCCGGTTGCCCCGGCCACGCGCGAGCGTGTCCTCGCCGCGATCAAGGATCTGGGCTACCGCCCCGACCGGGTCGCCCAGGCGATGGCCTCACGGCGCACCGACCTCATAGGCATGATCGTTCCCGATGCCCGTCAGCCGTTCTTCGCGGAGATGGCGCACGCGGTCGAGCAGGCCGCGGCCGAGCGCGGGAAGATGGTGCTCGTCGGGAACTCCGACTACCGCACCGAGCGCGAGGTCCACTACCTGCGGGCCTTCCTCGGGATGCGGGTCTCCGGACTGATCCTGGTCAGCCAGGGCATGAGCGAGCAGGCCGCCAGCGAGATCGAGGCCTGGGACGCCCGGGTCGTCCTCCTCCACGAGCGCCCCGAGGCCATCGACGACGTCGCCGTCGTCACGGACGACATCGGCGGCGCGCAGCTCGCCACCCGCCACCTCCTGGAGCACGGGCACGAGTACGTCGCCTGCATCGGCGGAATCGAGAACACCCCGTCGGTGGGCGACCCGGTGGCCGACCACGTCGAGGGCTGGCGCCGGGCCATGCAGGAGTCCGGCCGCTCGACCGAGGGCCGGATCATCGAAGCCCCGTACAACCGCTACGACGCGTACAAGGTCGCCCTGGAGGTCCTGGCCCGGCCCGACCGGCCGACGGCGATCTTCTGCGCCACGGACGACCAGGCGATCGGCGTGCTGCGGGCCGCGCGGGAGCTGCGCATCGACGTGCCCGAGCAGCTCGCGGTCGCCGGCTTCGACGACGTGAAGGAGGCGGCGCTCACGGACCCGCCGCTGACCACGGTCGCCTCGGACCGCCCGGCGATGGCCCGCGCGGCGGTGGATCTCGTCCTGGACGACGCCCTGCGGGTGGCGGGCTCGCGGCGCGAACGCCTGAAGCAGTTCCCTTCGGCCCTGGTCATCCGCCGCTCCTGCGGCTGCCGCTGA
- a CDS encoding LmeA family phospholipid-binding protein, producing the protein MRVLRVVVIIGVVLGGLLVGLDRWAAGYAEDRMAERIQARQGLSGVEVDIHGFPFLTQALSHDLDQVDLKVAGADVATADGRTTHLSRLRVAFRSVELNGDYSGGTARSAQGSALVTYAALTAAAQPGVTVAYGGAPGKLKVTASVEFLGRTLSRSVVSTVSLVDAGGGKGGKTVRVRADEVPGEGLPGIEAVVRRKTDFDRRIDEGLPSGVRLTTLTSDQAGVVLTLGGTNLALAG; encoded by the coding sequence GTGCGTGTCCTGCGTGTTGTTGTGATCATCGGAGTGGTCCTCGGTGGCCTGTTGGTCGGACTGGACCGCTGGGCGGCCGGCTATGCCGAGGACCGGATGGCCGAGCGGATCCAGGCCCGCCAGGGCCTGTCCGGGGTGGAGGTGGACATCCACGGGTTCCCCTTCCTGACCCAGGCGCTCTCCCACGACCTCGACCAGGTCGACCTGAAGGTGGCCGGCGCCGACGTGGCGACCGCGGACGGCCGCACGACGCACCTGTCCCGGCTGCGGGTCGCCTTCCGCAGCGTGGAGCTGAACGGCGACTACAGCGGTGGTACCGCCCGGTCCGCCCAGGGCTCGGCCCTCGTCACGTACGCCGCCCTGACCGCGGCCGCGCAGCCCGGGGTGACGGTGGCCTACGGCGGGGCGCCCGGCAAGCTGAAGGTCACCGCGAGCGTGGAGTTCCTCGGCCGCACCCTCAGCCGCAGCGTGGTGTCGACGGTCTCCCTGGTCGACGCCGGCGGGGGCAAGGGCGGCAAGACCGTCCGGGTCCGCGCCGACGAGGTGCCGGGCGAGGGCCTCCCCGGGATCGAGGCCGTGGTCCGCCGGAAGACCGACTTCGACCGGCGGATCGACGAGGGTCTGCCGTCGGGGGTCCGGCTGACGACGCTCACCTCGGACCAGGCCGGTGTGGTGCTCACTCTGGGCGGCACGAATCTGGCATTGGCCGGATAG
- a CDS encoding AmfC protein has protein sequence MNTSGTSAPAPAPAPAPVGPVGSGATTAPAVSAETPVAAAPRPPAQRTGASDAPPTATTALGLPELRGLRRDAQRDEADLSYVRRLLQGRIDILRAELARRTDPEAPVVDRLSEILADAPSSRSASARHVTLGTPHGEEYRLLAAEMLSDVELSDLGARTDEELHEGMGRLVRYEQQVSRRRQQLQRTADDCSAEITRRYREGEAQVDDLLA, from the coding sequence ATGAATACTTCTGGTACCTCCGCACCTGCACCTGCACCTGCTCCTGCGCCCGTCGGACCCGTGGGATCCGGAGCGACCACCGCTCCCGCGGTGTCCGCCGAGACCCCGGTGGCCGCGGCGCCGCGCCCGCCCGCGCAGCGGACCGGGGCCTCGGACGCCCCGCCGACGGCGACGACCGCGCTCGGACTGCCGGAGCTGCGCGGGCTGCGCCGGGACGCGCAGCGCGACGAGGCCGACCTGAGCTACGTACGCCGGCTGCTCCAGGGCCGCATCGACATCCTGCGCGCCGAGCTCGCGCGGCGTACGGACCCCGAGGCGCCGGTGGTGGACCGGCTCTCGGAGATCCTCGCGGACGCCCCCTCCAGCCGCAGCGCCTCCGCCCGGCACGTCACGCTCGGCACCCCGCACGGGGAGGAGTACCGGCTGCTGGCGGCCGAGATGCTCTCCGACGTGGAGCTGTCGGACCTGGGAGCGCGCACGGACGAGGAACTCCACGAGGGCATGGGCCGGTTGGTGCGCTACGAGCAGCAGGTCTCGCGGCGCCGCCAACAGCTCCAGCGCACGGCCGACGACTGCAGCGCGGAGATCACCCGGCGCTACCGGGAGGGCGAGGCGCAGGTGGACGACCTGCTGGCCTGA
- a CDS encoding Fur family transcriptional regulator produces MTTDSTESTESLAAAEGGDWKSDLRQRGYRLTPQRQLVLEAVDALEHATPDEILVEVRKTASGVNISTVYRTLELLEELKLVSHAHLGHGAPTYHLADRHHHIHLVCRDCTEVIEADLDIAADFTAKLRDTFGFETDMKHFAIFGRCKNCAAKQR; encoded by the coding sequence GTGACCACCGACAGCACTGAAAGCACCGAGAGCCTCGCCGCCGCCGAAGGCGGTGACTGGAAGAGCGACCTGCGCCAGCGCGGATACCGCCTGACCCCGCAGCGCCAGCTCGTGCTGGAAGCGGTCGACGCCCTGGAGCACGCCACCCCGGACGAGATCCTCGTAGAGGTGCGCAAGACGGCCTCCGGGGTCAACATCTCCACGGTCTACCGCACGCTGGAGCTCCTGGAGGAGCTGAAGCTGGTCTCCCACGCCCACCTCGGGCACGGGGCCCCCACCTACCACCTCGCCGACCGGCACCACCACATCCACCTGGTCTGCCGCGACTGCACCGAGGTCATCGAGGCGGACCTGGACATCGCCGCCGACTTCACCGCCAAGCTCCGCGACACCTTCGGCTTCGAGACCGACATGAAGCACTTCGCGATCTTCGGCCGCTGCAAGAACTGCGCGGCCAAGCAGCGCTAG
- a CDS encoding response regulator transcription factor, which yields MSAEGDQQRILVVDDEPAVREALRRSLAFEGYGTQTAVDGLDALDQADSYHPDLIILDIQMPRMDGLTAARRLRAAGSTTPVLMLTARDTVGDRVTGLDAGADDYLVKPFELDELFARVRALLRRSSYAAPSAGDGGSADADALTFGDLRMDLATREVTRGGRPVELTRTEFTLLEMFLAHPRQVLTREQILKTVWGFDFEPSSNSLDVYVMYLRRKTEAGGEPRLVHTVRGVGYVLRAGESGPE from the coding sequence ATGAGCGCCGAAGGCGACCAGCAGCGCATCCTCGTCGTCGACGACGAACCGGCCGTACGCGAGGCCCTGCGCCGCAGCCTGGCCTTCGAGGGGTACGGCACGCAGACCGCCGTCGACGGACTCGACGCCCTCGACCAGGCGGACTCGTACCACCCCGACCTGATCATCCTGGACATCCAGATGCCGCGGATGGACGGCCTGACCGCCGCCCGCCGCCTGCGTGCCGCCGGCAGCACCACGCCGGTCCTGATGCTGACCGCCCGCGACACGGTCGGCGACCGCGTCACCGGCCTCGACGCGGGCGCCGACGACTACCTGGTCAAGCCGTTCGAGCTGGACGAGCTCTTCGCCCGCGTCCGCGCCCTGCTGCGCCGCAGCTCCTACGCCGCCCCCTCCGCCGGGGACGGCGGATCCGCCGACGCCGACGCGCTGACCTTCGGCGACCTGCGCATGGACCTCGCCACCCGCGAGGTCACCCGCGGCGGGCGCCCGGTGGAGCTGACCCGTACCGAGTTCACCCTGCTGGAGATGTTCCTCGCGCACCCGCGCCAGGTCCTGACCCGCGAGCAGATCCTCAAGACCGTATGGGGCTTCGACTTCGAGCCCAGCTCCAACTCCCTGGACGTGTACGTGATGTACCTGCGCCGCAAGACCGAGGCCGGGGGCGAGCCCCGCCTGGTCCACACCGTACGAGGGGTGGGCTACGTCCTGCGCGCGGGCGAGAGCGGGCCGGAGTGA
- a CDS encoding YgfZ/GcvT domain-containing protein, whose protein sequence is MTSSPLLHLPGAVQAEGRDEGVAAHYGELYGEQRALADGRGFVDLSHRGVVTVTGPDRLSWLHLLITQHVTALPAGEATEALILSANGHIEHALYLVDDGETMWMHVEPGTQEALIAYLESMIFFYRVEVADRTAEFAVVHLPAGSIAEVAKELAVRETPYGRDVFLPRADLEAFAASYGPAAGLLAYEALRVEAHRPRLGLETDHRTIPHELGWIGTAVHLQKGCYRGQETVARVHNLGKPPRRLVFLHLDGSEVLLPAHGAPVRLAADGEEGRQLGFVTTSVRHHELGPIALALVKRNVPLDAPLLVGGTAAAQEVVVAP, encoded by the coding sequence ATGACCAGCAGCCCCTTGCTCCATCTCCCCGGCGCCGTACAGGCCGAAGGCCGCGACGAGGGCGTCGCCGCCCACTACGGCGAGCTCTACGGAGAACAGCGCGCACTCGCCGACGGCCGCGGCTTCGTGGACCTCTCCCACCGCGGGGTGGTCACCGTCACCGGCCCGGACCGGCTGAGCTGGCTGCACCTGCTGATCACTCAGCACGTCACCGCGCTCCCGGCCGGCGAGGCCACCGAGGCGCTGATCCTCTCCGCGAACGGCCACATCGAGCACGCGCTCTACCTCGTCGACGACGGCGAGACGATGTGGATGCACGTCGAGCCCGGCACCCAGGAGGCGCTGATCGCCTACCTGGAGTCGATGATCTTCTTCTACCGCGTGGAAGTCGCGGACCGGACCGCCGAGTTCGCCGTCGTGCACCTGCCGGCCGGCTCCATCGCCGAGGTCGCCAAGGAACTCGCCGTACGCGAGACCCCGTACGGCCGCGACGTGTTCCTGCCCCGCGCCGACCTGGAGGCCTTCGCCGCCTCCTACGGCCCGGCCGCCGGGCTGCTCGCGTACGAGGCCCTGCGCGTCGAGGCGCACCGGCCGCGGCTCGGCCTGGAGACCGACCACCGCACCATCCCGCACGAGCTCGGCTGGATCGGCACGGCCGTGCACCTGCAGAAGGGCTGCTACCGCGGCCAGGAGACGGTGGCCCGCGTCCACAACCTGGGGAAGCCGCCGCGCCGGCTGGTCTTCCTGCACCTGGACGGCTCCGAGGTGCTGCTCCCCGCGCACGGCGCGCCCGTACGGCTCGCCGCGGACGGGGAGGAGGGCCGCCAGCTGGGCTTCGTGACCACCTCGGTCCGCCACCACGAGCTGGGCCCGATCGCCCTCGCGCTGGTCAAGCGGAACGTCCCGCTGGACGCCCCGCTCCTGGTGGGCGGGACGGCCGCCGCCCAGGAGGTCGTCGTGGCGCCGTAG
- a CDS encoding FABP family protein yields the protein MIQIPSDLNPGLVPLAFLLGNWEGAGVFDFPGEEKCNFGQEVVFSHDGRDFLEYTSHTWVLDAEGNKVRPLESESGYWRIDKDRKVEIVMVRDQGVVEVWYGELADKKPQIDVVTDAVARTAASGPYSGGKRLYGYVKSDLMWVGEKATPEVELRPYMSAQLKKVVTPEEVAEMARNLPDMPDDGIAFFR from the coding sequence ATGATCCAGATCCCGTCCGACCTGAACCCGGGTCTCGTCCCCCTCGCCTTCCTCCTCGGTAACTGGGAGGGAGCGGGCGTCTTCGACTTCCCCGGTGAGGAGAAGTGCAACTTCGGCCAGGAAGTCGTCTTCAGCCACGACGGCCGGGACTTCCTGGAGTACACCTCCCACACCTGGGTGCTCGACGCCGAGGGCAACAAGGTGCGGCCGCTGGAGTCCGAGTCGGGCTACTGGCGCATCGACAAGGACCGCAAGGTCGAGATCGTCATGGTCCGCGACCAGGGCGTCGTCGAGGTCTGGTACGGCGAGCTCGCCGACAAGAAGCCGCAGATCGACGTGGTCACCGACGCGGTGGCCCGTACCGCGGCCTCCGGCCCGTACAGCGGCGGCAAGCGGCTCTACGGCTACGTGAAGAGCGACCTGATGTGGGTCGGCGAGAAGGCCACCCCCGAGGTCGAGCTGCGCCCCTACATGTCGGCCCAGCTGAAGAAGGTCGTCACGCCGGAGGAGGTCGCGGAGATGGCGCGCAACCTTCCGGACATGCCGGACGACGGCATCGCCTTCTTCCGCTAG